Proteins found in one Chloroflexota bacterium genomic segment:
- a CDS encoding STAS domain-containing protein: MDIILAQETGRVPVTLFRLQGQLNLGSVAQLEAHAKQAYDSGARYLLIDLSGVSSLTSAGMRAVLAIVKQFDTESGKSKVSRNVKLLNPPANILRVLTIAGFDSFIEIHDDLRKAVASF; the protein is encoded by the coding sequence ATGGACATCATCTTGGCGCAAGAAACCGGTCGCGTGCCGGTCACGTTATTCCGTTTGCAAGGTCAACTCAATCTGGGCAGTGTCGCACAGTTGGAGGCGCACGCCAAGCAGGCATACGACAGCGGCGCGCGTTACTTGCTGATTGATTTGTCCGGCGTGTCATCGTTGACGAGCGCGGGAATGCGCGCGGTGCTCGCGATTGTCAAGCAATTTGACACGGAAAGCGGAAAGAGTAAAGTTTCGCGCAATGTAAAATTGCTCAATCCGCCCGCGAACATTTTGCGCGTCCTTACTATCGCCGGGTTCGATTCGTTCATCGAGATTCACGACGATTTACGAAAAGCGGTCGCGTCGTTCTAA